A single window of Synechococcus sp. CBW1004 DNA harbors:
- a CDS encoding DUF5615 family PIN-like protein, which produces MARLLVDMNLSTEWIPLLRAAGHEAVHWSEVGDPRAPDTVLMQWAIANSYAVFTHDLDFGTMLALSGADGPSVLQVRCLNVLPEAIGTLVLSLLKTYGAEIEQGALVVADERRRRVRILPLKRTS; this is translated from the coding sequence ATGGCCAGGCTCCTGGTCGACATGAACCTCTCGACCGAATGGATCCCCCTGTTGCGGGCCGCAGGTCATGAAGCCGTGCACTGGTCGGAGGTGGGCGATCCAAGGGCACCGGATACGGTCCTGATGCAGTGGGCGATCGCCAACAGCTACGCCGTCTTCACGCACGACCTGGACTTCGGCACGATGCTGGCCCTCAGCGGTGCCGATGGGCCGAGCGTGCTTCAGGTGCGCTGCTTGAATGTCCTGCCCGAGGCGATCGGCACGCTGGTGCTGTCACTGCTCAAGACCTATGGCGCCGAGATCGAGCAAGGGGCGCTGGTGGTCGCCGATGAACGCCGGCGGCGGGTGCGCATCCTGCCCCTGAAGCGGACGAGCTGA
- a CDS encoding DUF433 domain-containing protein: MAFPRISHDPAVMGGKPCIRGLRITVGTVVGLIASGSSRERILQAYPQLEAADIDEALAYAAWRMEEREEALVLS; the protein is encoded by the coding sequence ATGGCGTTTCCCCGCATCAGCCACGATCCCGCCGTGATGGGTGGCAAGCCCTGCATCCGCGGGCTGCGCATCACGGTGGGCACGGTCGTGGGGTTGATCGCCAGCGGCAGCAGCCGCGAGCGGATCCTGCAGGCCTACCCGCAGCTGGAAGCGGCAGACATCGATGAGGCTTTGGCGTACGCCGCCTGGCGCATGGAAGAGCGAGAAGAGGCGCTGGTCCTGAGCTGA
- the cadR gene encoding Cd(II)/Pb(II)-responsive transcriptional regulator, with the protein MQIGELARSTGVTIETIRYYEREHLLPVPQRTDGNYRLYSPQHVEQLRFIRYCRSLDMSLEEVRILIGVLDTPSGSCLTVNALLDEKIAEVDARVNELHKLQDQLRQLRGLCQQPDEVKTCGILMELNRSARIDKAQI; encoded by the coding sequence ATGCAGATTGGCGAGTTGGCACGGTCTACCGGAGTGACGATCGAAACCATCCGCTATTACGAACGCGAGCACTTGTTGCCGGTGCCGCAGCGCACGGATGGCAACTATCGCCTCTATTCTCCGCAGCATGTGGAGCAGTTGCGCTTCATCCGCTACTGCCGCAGCCTGGACATGAGCCTGGAGGAGGTCCGCATCCTGATCGGGGTGCTCGACACACCGTCCGGAAGCTGTCTGACGGTGAATGCCCTGCTGGACGAGAAGATCGCCGAGGTCGATGCCCGCGTGAATGAGTTGCACAAACTCCAGGATCAGCTACGGCAGCTCAGAGGGCTTTGTCAGCAACCGGATGAGGTGAAGACCTGCGGCATCCTCATGGAATTGAACCGTTCGGCACGAATCGACAAGGCTCAGATCTGA
- a CDS encoding Nramp family divalent metal transporter, which produces MAARTNAQTVEVPAGLGMLRTFMRVLGPGYLVAVGYMDPGNWATDLAAGSQFGYRLLWVIGLSSLMAMVLQSLCCRLGIATRLDLAQACSRLLPRFWRIPLWLLAEVAIIACDLAELVGSAIALQLLFGLPLPWGVGLTAADTLLLLALQRFGIRRLEALVIALVALVGGCFAVEMFLLQPNWGQVGQGFLPQAASLRDGQQLFLAAGILGATVMPHNLYLHSSLVQTRLWAEGQGTRRRALAFSTWDTLIALSLAFLINVSILVLAAGSFYGRLPQPVTDLSEAYRLLTPMLGTSLASVLFGVALLAAGQSSTLTATMAGQIVMEGFLQIRLPDWKRRLLTRGLALIPAMATVILFGERATTNLLVLSQVVLSLQLPFAVIPLVWFCGRQGLMGDLKAPLWLQAAGWICASVIVLINLSMLSAVLRGV; this is translated from the coding sequence ATGGCCGCGCGCACCAATGCCCAGACGGTGGAGGTGCCTGCCGGCCTGGGCATGCTGCGCACCTTCATGCGGGTGCTGGGCCCCGGCTATCTGGTGGCCGTGGGCTACATGGATCCGGGCAATTGGGCCACGGATCTGGCGGCCGGCTCCCAGTTCGGGTACCGCCTGCTCTGGGTGATCGGGCTCTCCAGCCTGATGGCGATGGTGCTCCAGTCGCTCTGCTGCCGGTTGGGTATCGCCACAAGGCTGGACTTGGCCCAGGCCTGCAGCCGTCTGCTGCCGCGGTTCTGGCGGATCCCCCTCTGGCTGCTGGCCGAAGTGGCGATCATTGCCTGCGACCTGGCCGAGCTGGTAGGCAGCGCCATTGCCCTGCAGCTGCTCTTCGGTCTTCCATTGCCCTGGGGGGTGGGCCTCACGGCCGCCGACACCCTGTTGCTGCTGGCACTGCAGCGCTTCGGGATCCGGCGGCTGGAGGCCCTGGTGATCGCCCTGGTCGCCCTGGTCGGGGGTTGCTTCGCGGTGGAAATGTTCTTGCTGCAGCCCAACTGGGGCCAGGTGGGCCAGGGCTTCCTTCCCCAGGCCGCCAGCCTTAGGGACGGGCAGCAGCTGTTTCTGGCGGCCGGCATTCTCGGTGCCACGGTGATGCCCCACAACCTCTACCTCCATTCCTCGCTGGTGCAGACCCGCCTCTGGGCGGAGGGCCAGGGGACGAGGCGCAGGGCCCTGGCTTTCAGCACCTGGGACACCCTGATCGCCCTCAGCCTTGCCTTTCTGATCAATGTCTCGATCCTGGTGCTCGCCGCCGGCAGCTTCTACGGACGGCTACCGCAGCCGGTGACGGACCTGAGCGAGGCCTACCGGCTGCTGACGCCGATGCTGGGCACCTCTCTCGCCAGCGTGCTGTTCGGGGTGGCCCTGCTGGCGGCGGGACAGAGCTCGACGCTCACCGCCACCATGGCCGGCCAGATCGTGATGGAGGGGTTCCTGCAGATCCGGCTGCCGGACTGGAAGCGGCGGCTGCTCACCCGCGGCCTCGCCCTGATCCCGGCGATGGCCACGGTGATCCTGTTCGGCGAGCGAGCCACCACGAATCTGCTGGTGCTGAGCCAGGTGGTGCTTTCGCTGCAGTTGCCCTTCGCGGTGATCCCGCTGGTGTGGTTCTGCGGCCGCCAGGGCCTGATGGGCGATCTGAAAGCACCGCTCTGGCTGCAGGCCGCGGGCTGGATCTGCGCCAGCGTGATTGTGCTGATCAACCTCTCGATGCTGAGCGCGGTGCTGCGGGGCGTCTGA
- a CDS encoding DUF924 family protein: MIARFGRFPHRNAALGRVSSAEELAFLQTPGSRF; the protein is encoded by the coding sequence GTGATCGCCCGCTTTGGCCGCTTCCCCCACCGCAATGCTGCTCTGGGGCGGGTGTCGAGCGCGGAGGAGCTGGCCTTCCTGCAGACGCCGGGCTCCCGCTTCTGA
- a CDS encoding galactose oxidase gives MGVSLSRPAALAARLEAPIEEWPYLDSEVLLKTRSRKVCMTCHWFRHHAGVNCIPVLTCQLHQGLIAHGEHLTSRCQGWTDDMTRSQGWAPEVA, from the coding sequence ATGGGCGTCTCCTTGTCCCGGCCGGCAGCCCTGGCAGCCAGGCTTGAAGCCCCGATCGAGGAGTGGCCCTACCTCGACAGCGAGGTGCTGCTCAAAACCCGCAGCCGCAAGGTCTGCATGACCTGCCACTGGTTTCGCCACCACGCGGGAGTGAACTGCATCCCGGTGCTCACTTGCCAGCTGCATCAGGGTCTGATCGCCCATGGTGAGCACCTCACCAGCCGCTGTCAGGGCTGGACCGACGACATGACCCGGAGCCAGGGCTGGGCGCCGGAGGTGGCCTGA
- a CDS encoding cation-translocating P-type ATPase has translation MAEHCCSSRTSGQKAGATTAPQPEPASGREALFRISAMDCATEEGEIRHALSGVDGIRSLRFLLAERVLAIDAEAAALNSALAAIRRLGFTPEPISPDQRPSAAQTRAERRLERLRLAGSLALAITAELLHLVVPAFPGHELLEIGIAIAAIALAGFSVFRKGLAALRQGRLNINALMSVAVTGAFLIGRFPEAAMVMALYAVAEAIEARAVQRARQAITSLMALAPDEAEIRQSDGRWQRVSASAVAIGDVVRVRPGERLPLDGTVLSGESAINQAPITGESLPVDKGPGDEVFAGTINQGGALEIQVTAPASLSTLARIIQAVEEAQASRAPIQRFVDRFAARYTPAVFVVALAVALLAPPLLGFTPLQAIYKALVLLVIACPCALVIATPVTVVSGLATAARRGIIIKGGLYIEEARKIKVLALDKTGTITLGQPQLVAFSPQQETADAGVLKQWASSLAERSDHPVSRAMAAGLDGERLAVEAFEALPGRGVRGVIAGRPLMLANHRWIEELGLCSSSLEASMQVHERQGRSLSLLADDSGVLALIAVADTVRPSSAAAMAALRALGVKPVMLTGDNAATAGAIAALAGIEQVKSNLLPQDKLDAVAALQARYGFTAMVGDGINDAPALAQADIGFAMGAAGTQIAIEAADVVIMNDDLMRVPETIALSRRTFSILRQNIGLALGIKALFLVLTVAGNATMWMAVFADMGTSLIVIANGLRLLRTPTLGNIRG, from the coding sequence ATGGCGGAACATTGCTGCAGCAGTAGAACCAGCGGGCAGAAGGCCGGAGCCACCACGGCGCCGCAGCCGGAGCCGGCAAGCGGCAGAGAAGCGCTGTTTCGGATCAGCGCGATGGATTGCGCCACGGAGGAAGGCGAGATCCGGCATGCCCTCTCAGGTGTTGACGGCATCCGCAGCCTGCGGTTCCTGCTGGCCGAGCGCGTTCTGGCGATCGATGCCGAAGCAGCAGCGCTCAACTCCGCCCTTGCCGCAATCCGCCGGCTGGGATTCACCCCGGAGCCGATCAGCCCCGATCAGCGGCCGTCCGCCGCCCAGACCCGCGCCGAACGGCGCCTTGAACGGCTCCGCCTGGCGGGCTCCCTGGCGCTGGCGATCACAGCGGAGCTGCTGCATCTGGTCGTTCCCGCCTTCCCGGGTCATGAGCTGCTTGAGATCGGGATCGCCATCGCCGCCATCGCCCTGGCGGGCTTCTCCGTGTTTCGCAAGGGCCTCGCGGCCCTGCGCCAGGGCCGGCTCAACATCAATGCGCTGATGAGCGTGGCGGTCACGGGCGCCTTCCTGATCGGCCGCTTCCCGGAAGCCGCCATGGTGATGGCGCTCTATGCCGTGGCCGAGGCGATCGAAGCGCGGGCGGTGCAGCGGGCCCGCCAGGCGATCACCAGCCTGATGGCCCTGGCTCCCGACGAGGCGGAGATCCGCCAGAGCGATGGCCGCTGGCAACGCGTCTCCGCCAGTGCTGTGGCCATCGGAGATGTGGTGCGTGTCCGCCCGGGCGAGCGCCTGCCGCTTGATGGCACGGTGCTTTCCGGCGAGAGTGCGATCAACCAGGCCCCGATCACCGGCGAAAGCCTGCCGGTCGACAAAGGCCCTGGTGATGAAGTGTTTGCGGGCACGATCAACCAGGGCGGCGCCCTGGAGATCCAGGTGACGGCACCTGCCTCGCTGAGCACCCTGGCGCGCATCATCCAGGCCGTGGAGGAAGCCCAGGCCTCCCGTGCTCCGATCCAGCGCTTCGTCGATCGCTTCGCGGCCCGCTACACCCCGGCGGTGTTCGTGGTGGCACTGGCTGTTGCCCTGCTGGCGCCGCCCTTGCTGGGGTTCACCCCCCTGCAGGCCATCTACAAGGCACTGGTGCTGCTGGTGATCGCCTGCCCCTGCGCGCTGGTGATCGCCACACCGGTCACGGTGGTGAGCGGCCTGGCCACCGCCGCCCGTCGCGGCATCATCATCAAAGGCGGCCTCTACATCGAGGAGGCCCGCAAGATCAAGGTGCTGGCGCTCGACAAGACCGGCACGATCACCCTGGGCCAGCCCCAGCTGGTGGCCTTTTCCCCTCAGCAAGAAACGGCAGACGCTGGCGTTCTCAAACAGTGGGCTAGCAGCCTGGCGGAGCGCTCCGACCATCCCGTGTCGCGGGCCATGGCCGCAGGCCTTGATGGCGAGCGGCTGGCCGTGGAGGCCTTCGAGGCCCTCCCCGGAAGGGGGGTGCGCGGCGTGATTGCGGGGCGGCCGCTGATGCTGGCCAACCACCGCTGGATCGAGGAGCTGGGGCTCTGCTCCAGCTCACTGGAAGCATCGATGCAGGTCCACGAGCGCCAAGGTCGCTCGCTCAGCCTGCTCGCGGATGACAGCGGCGTACTCGCCTTGATCGCTGTTGCCGACACCGTTCGGCCCAGCTCCGCGGCCGCCATGGCGGCCCTGAGAGCCCTGGGCGTCAAACCGGTGATGCTCACGGGTGACAACGCAGCCACCGCCGGCGCGATTGCGGCCCTGGCCGGCATCGAGCAGGTGAAAAGCAACCTGTTGCCCCAGGACAAGCTCGATGCGGTGGCCGCTCTGCAGGCCCGCTACGGATTCACGGCCATGGTCGGCGATGGCATCAACGATGCGCCGGCCCTGGCCCAGGCTGACATCGGTTTTGCGATGGGGGCCGCGGGCACCCAAATCGCCATCGAAGCGGCCGATGTGGTGATCATGAACGACGATCTGATGCGTGTACCGGAAACGATCGCCCTCTCGCGCCGCACCTTCTCCATCCTGCGCCAGAACATTGGCCTGGCGCTGGGAATCAAGGCCCTGTTTCTGGTGCTAACCGTGGCCGGGAACGCCACGATGTGGATGGCGGTCTTCGCGGACATGGGCACCAGCTTGATCGTGATCGCCAATGGCCTGCGGCTGCTCCGCACTCCCACGCTTGGCAATATCAGGGGCTGA
- a CDS encoding SLOG family protein, with product MSLSSAAVAQAAALPSLGLLSPPALAHRSVVIVAAGGRDLVWPQERIASALLQRSGGRPVHLLLHGGARGADRAIGRAAQQLGWRVQALAADWRRHGRAAGPIRNRLLLEQALVEAQAHTSPAFSASVLVIAFPGGPGTASLVQQARRCSSRSPVPVVVMEVPPPFSPEPLAA from the coding sequence ATGAGCTTGTCCTCTGCTGCAGTGGCCCAGGCCGCTGCATTGCCTTCCCTTGGCCTCCTGTCGCCGCCGGCGTTGGCCCATCGCTCGGTCGTCATCGTTGCCGCTGGTGGCCGTGATCTCGTCTGGCCCCAGGAGCGCATCGCCTCTGCTCTCCTCCAGCGCTCTGGCGGCCGGCCTGTCCATCTGTTGCTGCATGGCGGTGCCCGTGGTGCTGATCGCGCCATCGGCCGTGCCGCCCAGCAGCTCGGCTGGCGGGTCCAGGCCCTCGCCGCTGATTGGCGCCGTCATGGCCGCGCTGCCGGGCCCATCCGCAATCGCCTTCTGCTGGAGCAGGCCCTGGTCGAGGCCCAGGCCCACACCTCCCCTGCCTTCAGCGCCTCGGTGCTGGTGATCGCCTTCCCCGGTGGGCCGGGCACGGCTTCGCTCGTCCAGCAGGCCCGCCGCTGCTCCTCCCGCTCGCCGGTGCCGGTGGTGGTGATGGAAGTGCCGCCGCCCTTCTCGCCGGAGCCGCTCGCCGCCTGA
- a CDS encoding DUF1651 domain-containing protein — protein MHVGDRKRPPLSPQEGWLSDGRQVLHFRPMRYDRWSQSLEVTFGEVMTGGEPPLLKKRRELTREQAIKLWAQKRQQGWQPCAPQWLPPPSPAER, from the coding sequence ATGCACGTCGGTGACCGGAAGCGACCGCCGCTCTCGCCCCAGGAAGGCTGGCTGAGCGACGGTCGCCAGGTGCTGCACTTCAGGCCAATGCGTTACGACCGCTGGAGTCAGAGCCTGGAGGTGACCTTCGGGGAGGTGATGACCGGCGGTGAGCCGCCGCTGCTCAAAAAGCGCAGGGAGCTGACGCGAGAGCAGGCGATCAAGCTCTGGGCCCAGAAGCGCCAGCAGGGCTGGCAGCCTTGCGCGCCCCAGTGGCTGCCACCGCCTTCCCCGGCTGAACGCTGA
- a CDS encoding multicopper oxidase family protein — protein sequence MTTPLRRRQVLGLGLAGLGTAVVGPLLWDRLQRSAARAQPAGAARLASRGGVADLELVAQATRGSLPGGPAELLTYNGRSPGPLLEVNAGDRVRLRLRNELKQPTNLHFHGLHIPPTGTADNVFLSVPPGGSFDYEFTLAKDHPAGLFYVHPHQHGLSADQVFGGLSSALVVRGDLDRIPEVAAAKETVLVLKDFASASGQEAAMGVGRMLGREGPLLTVNGAINPGLAIPSGGLLRLRLLNASNARMYRLALEGHSLVLIATDGGAIATPEPLDELLLAPGERADVLVQGNQTPGSYRLLNLPYQRSGHMGMAAAEDAPRTLATLSYAGTVPPLPLPKALIPVPALPKPERTRRFVMAHAMGTGMGGMKHDMGAMGGGGMAMGGMGMGFQINGQAFEPDRIDTRVALGSTEDWLIVNDDVMDHPFHLHVNPFQVISRAGRPESQRRWKDTVLVKAGEEVRIRVTFRDFPGRTVYHCHNLDHEDLGLMGVLQIE from the coding sequence ATGACCACTCCACTTCGGCGACGGCAGGTACTCGGACTTGGGCTCGCCGGCCTCGGCACGGCCGTGGTCGGCCCACTTCTCTGGGACCGGCTGCAGCGCTCCGCCGCCCGGGCCCAGCCGGCCGGTGCGGCGCGGCTGGCCTCCCGTGGCGGCGTGGCCGATCTGGAGCTGGTGGCCCAGGCCACGCGGGGAAGCCTTCCGGGTGGCCCCGCCGAGCTGCTCACCTACAACGGCCGCTCACCCGGTCCGCTGCTGGAGGTGAACGCCGGCGATCGGGTGCGGCTGCGACTGCGCAATGAACTCAAGCAACCCACCAATCTCCACTTCCACGGGCTCCACATCCCCCCCACCGGCACGGCCGACAACGTCTTCTTGAGCGTGCCGCCCGGTGGCTCCTTCGACTATGAGTTCACGCTCGCCAAAGACCACCCGGCCGGCCTGTTCTACGTCCACCCCCACCAGCACGGACTCTCGGCCGATCAGGTGTTTGGCGGCCTCAGCAGCGCCCTGGTGGTACGCGGCGATCTGGACAGGATTCCGGAAGTGGCGGCCGCCAAAGAAACCGTGCTGGTGCTCAAGGATTTCGCCAGCGCCTCCGGTCAGGAAGCCGCCATGGGCGTGGGGCGCATGCTCGGCCGGGAAGGCCCCCTGCTGACGGTCAACGGGGCGATCAACCCAGGCCTGGCAATTCCCAGCGGCGGCCTGCTGCGGCTGCGCCTGCTCAATGCCTCCAATGCACGGATGTACCGCCTGGCCCTCGAGGGCCACTCACTGGTTCTGATCGCCACCGATGGCGGCGCGATCGCCACCCCAGAGCCTCTCGATGAGCTGCTTCTGGCCCCCGGCGAGCGGGCCGATGTGCTGGTGCAAGGCAACCAGACCCCAGGCAGCTACAGGCTGCTCAACCTGCCCTACCAGCGCAGTGGCCACATGGGGATGGCCGCCGCTGAGGACGCTCCCCGGACCCTGGCCACCCTCAGCTACGCCGGAACGGTGCCACCACTACCTCTGCCGAAGGCCCTGATCCCTGTGCCGGCCCTGCCGAAGCCGGAGCGCACCCGCCGTTTCGTCATGGCCCATGCCATGGGAACGGGCATGGGTGGGATGAAGCACGACATGGGCGCCATGGGCGGAGGCGGCATGGCCATGGGCGGCATGGGCATGGGATTTCAGATCAATGGCCAGGCCTTCGAACCCGATCGCATCGACACTCGGGTTGCCCTCGGGAGCACGGAAGACTGGCTGATCGTCAACGACGACGTGATGGATCACCCCTTCCACTTGCACGTCAATCCCTTCCAGGTGATCAGCCGCGCGGGTCGTCCTGAATCTCAGCGACGCTGGAAAGACACCGTGCTGGTGAAAGCGGGCGAAGAGGTGCGGATCCGCGTCACATTCAGGGATTTCCCGGGGCGCACCGTCTATCACTGTCACAACCTCGACCACGAGGATCTGGGGCTGATGGGGGTGCTGCAGATCGAGTAG
- a CDS encoding DUF411 domain-containing protein: MNSTSSRGHSRFLDLLLGVGAVAAVVSGGGSLAARASAPALMPVTSYRSASCGCCKGWVQHMRANGFAVRDVVVADVAVIKRRLGVPARLASCHTAEVAGFALEGHVPAADVKRLLQKRPPLAGLALPGMPLGSPGMESAYGKEAFTVMAFTRTGAISSFSQHAK; this comes from the coding sequence ATGAACTCGACATCAAGCCGCGGTCATTCGCGGTTCCTGGACCTGCTGCTGGGGGTCGGCGCTGTTGCTGCCGTTGTCTCAGGGGGCGGGTCGCTCGCGGCACGCGCCAGTGCTCCAGCCCTGATGCCGGTCACCTCCTATCGATCCGCCAGCTGCGGGTGCTGCAAGGGCTGGGTGCAGCACATGCGCGCCAATGGCTTCGCCGTGCGCGATGTCGTGGTGGCCGATGTCGCCGTGATCAAGCGACGCCTGGGGGTCCCCGCCCGCCTGGCCTCGTGCCACACCGCCGAAGTGGCCGGTTTTGCCCTTGAGGGTCACGTCCCTGCTGCTGATGTGAAACGGCTGCTGCAGAAACGGCCGCCCCTGGCGGGCCTCGCCCTTCCGGGGATGCCCCTGGGCTCCCCAGGCATGGAATCGGCCTACGGCAAAGAGGCGTTCACGGTGATGGCCTTCACGCGGACCGGAGCCATCAGCAGCTTCTCCCAGCACGCCAAATGA
- a CDS encoding siphovirus Gp157 family protein, producing MAVLTAPAVPLAPALPQTAGPSCSLQRSGSLWQLGIEAQELTTAIGQLAEQLEADDDDSRAQALAELEAALLAEEGNKQALAAKADATCWVIEHLRGQAAYRQQQAKRLTELSRSDASRADALEDSLVLVLTRLQPTATRFSFPNHELSSRKSQAVEIENEALLDPEWLSVKTTFSADKTAIKAALKAGQQITGAQLISRRSWRIH from the coding sequence ATGGCCGTTCTCACCGCCCCCGCCGTACCTCTCGCCCCAGCTCTCCCGCAGACCGCCGGGCCTTCCTGCTCCCTGCAGCGGTCCGGCTCGCTCTGGCAGCTGGGCATCGAGGCCCAGGAGCTCACCACCGCCATCGGTCAGCTCGCCGAGCAGCTGGAAGCCGATGACGACGACAGCCGCGCCCAGGCCCTCGCCGAGCTGGAGGCTGCCCTGCTGGCGGAAGAAGGCAACAAGCAGGCCCTCGCCGCCAAAGCCGATGCCACCTGCTGGGTGATCGAGCACCTGCGCGGCCAGGCCGCCTACCGCCAGCAGCAGGCCAAGCGGCTCACCGAGCTTTCCCGGTCTGATGCCTCTCGGGCGGATGCCCTCGAGGACTCGCTGGTTCTGGTGCTCACCAGGCTGCAGCCCACGGCCACCCGCTTCTCGTTTCCCAACCACGAGCTCAGCAGCCGCAAGTCACAGGCGGTCGAGATCGAGAACGAGGCCCTGCTCGATCCCGAGTGGCTCAGCGTCAAAACCACCTTCTCGGCCGACAAGACCGCCATCAAGGCGGCTCTCAAGGCAGGCCAGCAGATCACCGGCGCCCAGCTGATCTCCCGCCGCTCCTGGCGCATCCACTGA
- a CDS encoding vitamin K epoxide reductase family protein: protein MAVLATIGMIDTGSITAKRWGWIGSLSCPGGSDGCDKVLGSAWGTLLGQPLSLFGFLAYATVLLLALMPLLRGGLRAPASEGNRWALFLVSCGMAVFSLVLMGLLVFEIKAFCTFCVVSAALSLALFLLSLVGGGWIDRSQLIFRGVMTVLLVGLLGLGWAASADQPVAQSGRAAPAVISASSPAKIALAEHLSSVGARVFTAYWCPHCHDQKEAFGKEAAAKLQVIECAEDGANSQAQLCKQQGVQGYPSWQIKGVVDSGVKPLKTLADLSGYTGPRDF from the coding sequence ATGGCCGTGCTCGCCACGATCGGCATGATCGATACCGGCTCGATCACCGCCAAGCGCTGGGGTTGGATCGGCAGCCTGTCCTGTCCGGGCGGTAGCGATGGCTGCGACAAGGTGCTCGGCAGCGCCTGGGGCACGCTGCTGGGCCAGCCACTTTCTCTCTTTGGGTTCCTGGCCTACGCCACGGTGCTCCTGCTGGCCCTGATGCCGTTGCTGCGAGGAGGTCTGCGCGCCCCAGCCTCGGAGGGCAATCGCTGGGCTCTGTTCCTCGTCAGCTGCGGCATGGCCGTCTTCAGTTTGGTGCTGATGGGGCTCCTGGTCTTCGAGATCAAGGCCTTCTGCACCTTCTGTGTGGTCTCAGCCGCCCTCAGCCTCGCGCTGTTCCTGTTGAGTCTTGTTGGAGGTGGCTGGATCGACCGCAGCCAACTGATCTTTCGCGGAGTGATGACAGTCCTTCTTGTTGGTCTGCTGGGGCTGGGCTGGGCAGCATCGGCGGACCAGCCTGTCGCCCAAAGCGGACGGGCGGCTCCAGCTGTCATCAGCGCCAGTTCGCCGGCCAAGATTGCCCTGGCGGAGCATCTGAGCAGCGTCGGCGCCCGGGTGTTCACGGCGTACTGGTGCCCCCACTGCCATGACCAGAAGGAGGCCTTCGGCAAGGAGGCCGCCGCCAAGCTCCAGGTGATCGAATGCGCCGAAGACGGCGCCAACAGCCAGGCGCAGCTGTGCAAGCAGCAGGGGGTTCAGGGCTATCCCAGCTGGCAGATCAAGGGCGTCGTGGATTCGGGCGTCAAGCCGCTGAAAACTCTCGCTGATCTCAGTGGCTACACAGGTCCTCGCGACTTCTGA
- a CDS encoding RAD52 family DNA repair protein has translation MTVAAPSTNGASRPAAPRPVQRPPSALELIRSADRREALPPSVPESASAAVSVQPPGFSPEQLAALSAPLDRANVRQREQGRSRVSYLEGWQVIAEANRIFGFDGWQRQTVAVRCVAQAERLIGARGTSRDQKPGWGVTYTARVRVTVTAGGLTPLIREGSGAGHGIDVDLGQAHESALKEAETDAMKRALMTFGNPFGLALYDKRQREVSSAAGQGDGAQRPGGQRSCLSRPEAGSPAAAAASAAQRRTQATDPTPPPSAHADCGQIPLDAETIQHLHSTLRALPRPQLESLTRAFRKRFQVPEEAVTIADRINQKCHHDWIETFLVQHQLQSG, from the coding sequence ATGACCGTCGCCGCTCCTTCCACCAACGGGGCCAGCCGGCCCGCTGCTCCACGTCCCGTCCAGAGGCCCCCCTCAGCCCTGGAGCTGATCCGCTCCGCTGATCGACGCGAGGCGCTCCCTCCATCCGTGCCGGAATCCGCGTCGGCCGCCGTCTCGGTCCAGCCCCCTGGCTTCTCCCCCGAGCAGCTCGCCGCTCTTTCCGCCCCCCTCGATCGGGCCAACGTCCGCCAGCGGGAGCAAGGCCGCAGCCGCGTGAGCTATCTGGAGGGGTGGCAGGTGATCGCGGAAGCCAACCGCATCTTTGGCTTCGATGGCTGGCAGCGCCAGACCGTGGCCGTCCGCTGCGTCGCCCAGGCCGAACGCTTGATCGGTGCCAGAGGCACGAGCCGAGACCAGAAGCCCGGTTGGGGCGTCACCTACACCGCCCGCGTCCGCGTCACCGTCACCGCCGGTGGCCTGACACCCCTGATCCGTGAGGGCAGCGGTGCCGGCCACGGCATCGACGTGGACCTGGGCCAGGCCCATGAATCCGCCCTCAAGGAAGCCGAGACCGATGCCATGAAGCGGGCCCTGATGACCTTCGGGAACCCGTTTGGCCTTGCCCTCTATGACAAGCGCCAGCGGGAGGTCAGCAGTGCAGCGGGCCAGGGTGATGGGGCCCAGCGGCCTGGTGGGCAGCGGTCTTGTCTGAGCCGGCCGGAGGCTGGTTCTCCCGCCGCCGCCGCTGCCTCCGCTGCTCAGCGCCGCACCCAAGCCACGGACCCGACGCCACCGCCATCAGCCCACGCCGACTGCGGCCAGATCCCCCTCGATGCCGAGACGATCCAGCACCTCCACAGCACGCTGCGGGCTCTCCCCCGCCCCCAGCTGGAGAGCCTCACCCGGGCCTTCCGCAAGCGGTTCCAGGTGCCCGAGGAGGCGGTGACGATCGCCGATCGGATCAACCAGAAGTGCCACCACGACTGGATTGAGACGTTCCTGGTGCAACACCAGCTTCAGTCCGGCTGA